The DNA region TTGCTAGTGAAAATGTAGATATAAATTCAATATCTAATGAAGATACTTATGGATACTATAGTGAACATTTAGATATTTTAAAAATTATTCAAAAAAGTTATCTTGAGATATTAGAAAAGAATAACGCAATTGATAAAATTAATATAGAAAAGCATTATAAAATAAATTATGATTTTGTAAAAAGATACTCAAGAATAGAAATTGATTTTGAAGGATATTTTACTTCTTTTGAATTTAATTTGATAAAAGAGATTGCAAGAGAATCAAAAGTAGAAATTAATTTTATATATAATAAATACAATAAAAAATCTATAGAAAAATTTATTAATCTAGGATTTGATTTAAAATTAGAACATGAATATAAAATTGATTTTTCAAATAAAGAAATTATAAGTGAAGAAGAAATAAGAAAAAAAACTGTTGAAATTGATATAAAAGGTTTTTCTTCTAGAATTAATCAAATAGCATTTATCAAAAAATCTGTTTCGGATTTAGTAAATAGTGGTATAGAAGCATCTAAGATAGCTCTTATCTTGCCAGAAGAGAGTTTTGCTAGCAGGATATCTCTTTTTGACAAAGAACGTTATTTTAACTATGCTATGGGCTTAAATATATATACATCAAATTTATATAAAGTTATTGATGCAATATATTTATATATAAATGAAAAAGATATAAAAAATACAAAAAATATTGAATTTTTAAAATTAGATAAGAATGTAATAGTTCAGATTTTTGAAAATCATTGGAATAGAAATCTAACATCAGAAAATTTCAATAAAATTATGGATTATTTTTTACTGTTTGAAAATGATGAAGAATTAATTGAAAAATTTAAAGAATTAGTATTTAAGCTTGAAAGGTTATTTTTTTCATCTAGTGAAAGAATCACTTTAAAAGATGCATATAAAATATTACATCAAAAAGTATCTAAAATATCGTTAGATGATGTTAATTCTGGAAAAATAACTGTAATGGGACTTTTAGAAAGTCGTAAACTAGTTTTTGATGCTGTAATTATATGTGATTTCAATGAAAATTATATACCAAAAAGAAGTGTAAAAGACAAATTTTTATCTTCAAATATTAAATCTAAAGTGAATCTTCCTACAAAAGTAGATAGGGAGAATTTACAAAAATATTATTATGAAAGGTTAATTAGCAATACTAGTAAGGTATTTATATCTTATGTTAAAAATGATAATGAACAAATATCAAGATTTGCAAATACTCTTTTTGATATAAATATTAATGAAAAACTTTTTGATAATTCATACAAACATATTTTATATTCAAATAAAACTATAAAACATTTTGTAGAAGAAGTTATTTTGGATATTGATTTGTCAAAATTAACTTGGAGTGCGAGTTCATTAAAAGAATATTTAGAATGTAAAAGAAAATATTATCTAAACCATATTCTTAAGATAAAAGAACATGATATTTCAATTAAACCAAAAGGGTATGAATTAGGTAATATAATTCATAATTCTTTGGAAGTATATTATAAACAAGGTACTCATACTTACGAAAAGTTATTAGGAATTATAAATGATATGAGTAAAGAAAAAGTTTCAAATAACTCTTTTTTAAATCTAGATTTAGAAATATGGAAAAAAAAATTAGTTGAATTTGTTAAAAAAGAAGAGAAAAGATTTGAAGATAACTTAAAAATCATTAGTCTAGAAGAGCCTTTTTTAATAGAATATGAAGATATTAAACTACGTGGTACTATTGATAGGGTCGATTTACTTGGCGAAACTTATATTGTACTTGATTATAAAACTTCAAGTAATTTAAAATTAGATACTATTAGAACTTATGAAAAAGCAATTGATTTTCAATTAGAGTTTTATTATTTAGCTATTGAAAATTTATATAAAACTACAAATATTAAAACTTATTATTATGATTTATATAATATGAAATTACAAGAAGAAGTAGTATTAGAAGAAAAACTTGAATCTTTAAGAGAAATTTTTAATAATCTAAATACTAAAAGTGTAAACTTTTTAAAATGTGATAATAATCAAATATGTCAATATTGTACTTATAAAGTTTTGTGTAATAGAGACTAAATAAATTTAGATATAAAAAAAGGCTAGAGTAAAACTCTAACCTTTTTTATTTAATTCTAAATATATATATTAGAATGAGTATTGAACGTGAACTCTACCCATTGTTTCTTTTTCAGGGTTAGCTTCATTATCTAATTGACCAAATCTAACATAAGTAGATAAGTTACTTGCATGCTTATACGAAACTTGAGTATAAATCTCAGTTTGATCATCATCTGCAGAAGTATCAATTTCCATATCACTATAGTTTAAAGCAATTTTTACTTTATCAGTAACTTGTGCATCAATACCTGCATAAACTACAGAAGCATCAGCAACACCAGATAATGTAACTCTCCAGTGCTCATCAAAACCAGTAGTTGCAGAAGCATCAACACCTACAGTTCCACCTTCTTCGTCAGTTTGACCGTATGATAAATGCGCTCCAAAAATTCCCATATTTGCAGCAACACCAATTTTCCATAAGTTATTATCCGTATCAGCATTATCTAAATCTAAAGAAGAATATCTTGCAAAAGCACTCATATCAACTGAAGAGATTTTATATGAAGCATCTAATCCTAAAGTATATGCATCAAATGTATCTTGTAAATCAACGTAAGAAGCATCAACACTAATTCCACCAAATGTACCCATAAATCCAACGATTGCTAAATCTTCTCCACCAGTAGAAATTAATCCAGTAATATCTCCAGATGTTTTGAAGTTTGTTTGGTTAAAGTAACCTGCATATAATGTTACAGGAGAAAAAGTTGTCATAGCTAAGATACCAGTACCAGTTTGCTCATCACCCATAGCATCTCTTGAAAGAGTATAAGCAGTAGCTAAACCTTGTTTACCAACAACAACAGCAGTATTTGCAATACCTGTATAAGCAAAATTTGCTTCAGATAATACTACAGATACACTACCATCACCAGATGTACTTGTTCCTAAAGATACATTTGCAGTATCATCACCAGCAATAAATCTTGAATTAAAAGTTACATCATCAGTAATTTTTGATTTTAAAGATACAGCAACTTTATAATTGTTGTTTGCTTCCGATAATTCATAGTCATTATATCTGTATGTAGCTGTACCAGATACATCTACGTTTTTAATTGCTTCTGCAAGTGGTTGTGCAGATGCAGTTGTTCCAGCTACAGCAATTGCAGCGATTAAACTCATTTTTGCGAATTTTTTCATTTGTTTACCTTTGTTTGTTTATATAGGGGATAATTATACTATAATTTTTTTAAAATTTAATTAACTCTTTTGTATATAAAATATACTACTTATTGAAATTTTGTAATTTAACTCGATTGTGAGATTAAAACATCTTCAATTATTTTTGTAATATCTCCATCTAGGATGGCATCAACATTTGAATATCCAATATTACTTCTAGTATCTTTTACTTGTTGATATGGTTGCATGACATAAGATCTAATTTGATGTCCCCATCCAATATCACTTTTTTCAGTACCACTTTTTTCTGCTTGCTGTTGTTCTAGTTCATATTCATATAATCTTGACTTAAGCATTTTTATAGCACTAGCTTTATTTTTATGTTGTGATCTATCATTTTGGCATTGAACGACTATATTTGTTTTAATGTGAGTAATTCTAATTGCAGATTCGGTTTTGTTAACATGTTGTCCTCCTGCACCACTAGCTCTATATGTATCAATTCTAATATCTTTATCTTCTATTACAATATCAATATTGTCATCAATTTCTGGACTCACCATAACAGATGCAAAAGATGTATGCCTTTTTGCATTTGAATCAAAAGGAGAAATTCGAACTAGTCTATGAATTCCATTTTCAGCCTTTAAATATCCGTAAGCATTTTCACCTTTTATAATAAAAGAGACATCTTTAATTCCTGCTTCTTCTCCGTCTTGATAATCTAATAATTCTATTTTGAAATTTTGTCTTTCTGCCCATCTTAGGTACATTCTATAAAGCATAGAAGCCCAATCTTGTGATTCCGTTCCACCAGCTCCTGGATGAATTGAAATAATTGCATTTGATGGATCATCTGGATTAGAAAGCATTACAGAGATTTCAGTTGTTTTGATTAATTCATCTAATTCAGTAGCTTCTTCGTGCAAAAGTTCAAATGTATCTTGATCATTATCTTCAGAAGCTAATTCATACAGCTCATTTGTTCCACTTAAAGCATCATTTGCCTTATTAAATTTTGATAATTTTGAGAGGATTCTATTTTTTTCTATACCAATTTTTGTTGCATTTTCTACATCATTCCAAAATTCTTGTTCTGATTCAAGTTCTTCAATCTCTTTTAATCTTGAAGTTAATTCTTCAGGTTTTAAGATATTTTTGATATTTCCAAGTTTTATATTAAGTAATTTTAATAATTCTGAATATTCATAAGCATCCATTAATTACTTAGATTCCTTTTCTATCTCTTTTTCTAAATCTTTTTGATCTTTTTTTGGTTTTAAACTATTTATATATGAATATACATTTTTAATATCTCTTGAATCCATTAAGTTTGCATAAGGTAGCATACTAAATGCTGTTCCTCTATCATATTCTCCTAAACCATAGTCCCTAATAGTAGTTTTAAAGTCAAAAAAGTTTAATTTTGTTAGATCTCTTGAATTACCTACTAATTTATTTGCTTTTTCTCCATGACAGTTTTGACATTTATTAATATACAATTTTTTACCATCTTTAGACATTCTAATTTTTATTTCTTTTTTTCTAGCAACTTGTTCTTCTTTTTTTCTTGTTTCTAACCTTTGTAAAATTTTTTGTTCTAGTTTTTCTTCATTAATTGATGTCATATTTATTTCATCTTTTTTGAAAATATAAATATAATTGTTTCCTGTAGATGCTTTTTCAATTTTTATATCATCAACTTCCCAACCATCATTTTTCATATCTTGAACATTTTTAGAAGAATTACATGCTCCACCATCTAAAGCTATAGTTTCAATAGTAGTCATAGAAGTATGATTTTCTTTAAAACACATTGTTGTTTTCGCATTAAGCGAAATAGTTGTTAATATTCCTAACGTAATAGTAGTAAGAAGTTTCATTTCTGTCCTTTTTTTTAAAGGAACATTTTATCATAATTAATTTTAATATATAAATAAAAAAAGGTTAGAAGCAAAAGCTTCTAACCTTTTAAGAGTTTAGTAAGTTTTTAAATTCAATACTAGAATTTATATTCAACTTGTAATCTACCTCTGTTGTAGTCAAGTTCTGCATCTTCACCATCTGCATATCTAATGTATGCTGATAAGTTTTTAGCATGTTTGTAAGTTAATTGGATAAATGCTTCTTCATGATCATCAGCTTCATCTGCATCATCATCAGAAACTTTATCATAGTTTAATCCTACATGTAATTTATCAGAAACTTGTGCACCTAAGTCAACAAAGATTGCATCAGAATTATCTGCTTTATGTAAGCTTACAGAATAACCAATTGCAGAGTTTGTAGATACTGCGTTTAAGATACCAGAACCATCATCACCAGTTTTAGCATATGCGAATGCTGCATTGAACATACCCATTTTAGCAGAAACACCAGCTTTTAATAATTCGATATCTTCTCCAGAAACACCATCTAAATCAGTTTCTTGGTATTGAACGTATGCATTAACAGGTCCAATTTTTCCAGAAGCTTTAAGGAAATAAGAATCAAGTGTATCATCAGCATCCATGTACCAACCTTCAGCTTTTACAGGTCCAAAAGATCCCATTAAAGCTGCAATCATAACGTTTGTTCCACTTAAAGCAACATCAGCAGTAGTACCAATTGCATCTTTTCCAGCAGTAACATTTGTTTGGTTAAAGTAACCAGCAGCAGCAGTTACAGGACCCATAGTAGTCATAGCTAAGATACCAGTTCCAGTTTGCTCAGTACCATCAGAATCAGTAGCTTTAAACCATGGAAGACCTAAACCTTGTTTACCCACGATTACAGTTGTATTAGCAATACCAGTATAAGCAAAGTTTGCCCAAGTTAATTCAACACCAACGCCACCATCACCAGTACCTTGAGTATCTAATCCAATGAAACCACCATTATCTCCACCTGCGATAAATCTAGAATTAAAAGTTACATCATCAGTAACTTTTGATTTTAAAGAAACAGCTACTTTATAGTTGTTATCTACAGTTGAATCACCATCATCAAAATTTTTGTCATTATATCTATATACAACAGTACCAGATACATCTACGTTTTTGATTGCTTCTGCTAAAGGTTGTGCAGATGCTACAGTTCCAGCTACAGCGATAGCTGCTACTAAACTCATTTTTGCGAATTTTTTCATTTGTTCTCCTAGAATTTCGAAATTTAAATCAGTTAATTGGACGCGCGAACAATTTAAAGTGCGTACTTTAAATACTTTTCCAATTAGACCGTTGCACAAATTCTACAGAAGTAAAATTTAAAGTTTTCTTAAATTAGTCTTTTTAAGGCGATTTAATGGTAAATTTAAGTTATGTTTTAAATATAGAGTTTTGTTATATTTTAACAGTTTTTTAAAGAAACTATACAGTTTGTTAATATATCAGGTTTAGAGATTTTTATTTTGAGTTTTTTTATTTTATATTTAGAATTTAGATACTTATCAATATATATAATTGCATCTTCTAGAAGTTCAAATTTCTTTTTTTTCATAATTTGTTCTATTTTTTTAGAAATTTTAGAATAGTCTATAAAGTTTTTTGGATTTTTGTAGTTGTATTTAAATGATAAATCAATAACTACTTTTTGCTCTTTTTCTCTTTCAAAATCAAGTATCCCTATAATACAGTCAAAAGTTAAGTTTTCTATATATATTTTCATATTTATTTTTAGTAAATTTAAGAAAAAAGGTTATGTTTAGATAACTTTTTTTTCTTCTCCTTTAACTAACCTAACTATATTTGGAATATGTTTATAATAGATTATAAAAGCTATTATATACATTGGAGCGTTACTTCCTACTTCTAATCCATTATTCATAAATAGGGCTGCAATCACAACACCTGTTAATCCTAATAAAGATGATAAAGATGAAACTTTTAATACTTTTCCACAAAAGATCCAAACTGCAGCACCAATTAAAGTAGGAATTGGAATTAAAACTAAAAATACTCCAAGACCAGTTGCAACTCCTTTTCCTCCTTCAAGACCTAAAAAGATTGAGTAACAATGACCCAATACTGCTAATACTGCAATACCCCATAGTGTAGATTCACTAGCACCCATTGCAATAGCTATAAGTAAAACAATAGTTCCTTTTAGAGCATCTAATATAACTGTAGCAACACTTAGTTTTTTTGCTAAAGCTGGGTTTGTTTCTTTTACAACTCTTAATACATTTGTTGCCCCAATTGATTTACTACCATGTTCTTTGATATTTACACCTGCAAAAGTATTTGCCAAAAGCAGTCCAAAAGGAATAGAACCAGCAAGATATGCTGCTATAAAAAATAGAATATTGAAGTTTAAAAGAAAGTCCATTTATTACCTTGATTTTAATTGTATTTGTTTTGATTAAAAGGATTATAACTAAAATTTTGTTATATTCCCATTTAATTAAAACTTGAAGGTTGACTTTGAATTTAAAAGAAGAAATTTTAAAATTAAAAGAAGAACTTGATGTAACACTTGTTGCTCATTTTTATCAAAGAGATGAAGTATTTGAGTTAGCAGATATTACAGGGGATTCATTAGAATTAGCAAAGAGAGCTAAAGAGACTGATTCGAAATATATTGTATTTTGTGGTGTAGGTTTTATGGGTGAAAGTGTAAAAGTACTTGACCCAGAAAAGATTGTTCTAATGCCAAAAATTGCATGTTGTGCCATGGCTAGAATGATTGATGAAGGTTATTATGAAGAAAATCTACAAAAAATAAATGAAGCTGGGATTTCAAATGATGATATTCTTCCTATTACTTATATAAACTCTAGTGCAGCAGTAAAAGCTAGAGTTGGTGAAATGGGTGGTATGGTTTGTACTTCTTCAAATGCTTATAAGATTATTGAAAAAGGTTTAAAATCAGGGAAGAAGATCTTCTTTGTTCCTGATAGATGTTTAGGTCAGAATTTTGCAAAATCTTTAAATTTAAAATCAGCAGTAGTTGGTGATGGAACAGATTTAAATGAAGCAGATATTATTTGTTATAATGGTTTTTGTTCTGTACATCAACTTTTCACTGTTGAAGATATTGAATTTTATAGAGAAAAATATGAAGATATTCTAATAGCAGTTCATCCTGAATGTGATCCTGCTATTTGTGATGCAGCTGATTTTGTTGGTTCAACTTCACAGCTTATAAAATATATCACTGAACTTCCTATTGAGCAAAAAGTAGCTGTAGGAACAGAATACAATATGGTAAATAGATTAAGAGAAAAAAATACATACATCTTAAGCTCAACGAAACCAGAGTGTCCCACTATGAATGAAACAACATTAGAAGATGTATATAACACATTAAAATCAATCAAAGACGGAAAGATTTCAGAAGAGTGTGAAATCAAAGTAAGTGAAGATGTTGCAAAATGGGCTAGAGTTGCTTTAGAGAGGATGTTTGAAGTATGATAAATATTAAAAAATTTGTAAAAAATGCTATTATTGAAGATAATGGTAGAGGTGATTTATTCTTTGATGTTGCTCCTAAAGGAAGATTTAAAGCACATGTGGTTGCTAAAGATAGTGGAATTTTAGCGGGTGAAATTTATGCAAAAGCTCTAGCTAAAACAGAAAAGTTTGATTGTAAGTTTTTAAAACATGATGGAGATACTTTACAAAAAGGTGATATCATAGCAAAGCTTGAGGGCAAAGCATCTATACTTTTATCAAGTGAAAGAACTTTTTTAAATATGCTTCAACATGCAAGTGGAATAGCAACTATGGCAAATAAATTTGCGTCTAAAATAAATGATTTAGATGTAGCTTTATTAGATACAAGAAAAACAAGACCACAATTAAGAGATTTTGAAAAGTATGCTTCAAGAATTGGTGGGGCGATTAACCATAGACTTGGACTTGATGATTGTTTAATGTTAAAAGATACTCACTTAAGAACAATTACTGATTTAAAAGGGTTTATTAAATCTGCTAGAAAAAGAATCTCTTGGGTTACTAAGATTGAAATAGAGTGTGAAACATTTGAGCAAGTAAAAGAGGCTATGGAAGCAGGTGGTGATATTATTATGTGTGATAATATGTCTCCAGAAGAGATAAAAGAAGTTGTAAAATATAGAGATGAAAATCATCCTGGAGTATTATTAGAAGCATCAGGAAATATATCTTTAGATACAGTTAGAATGTATGCCCAAACAGGTGTAGATGCATTAAGTTCTGGAAGTATAATTCATCAAGCAACTTGGCTAGATTTCTCAATGAAGTTTGACTAATAGATATTTACTATTGGTTAATTAAATAAAGGCATACTACATCTTATGAAAAAAGACTTTATAGTTAGTAATAAAATTAATATGTCAGATTATGCAAAAGCTTTAGAGCTTATTGAAAAGAGTAGATATATACTCATAATAACACATGTAAATCCTGATGCAGATTCTATATCATCTGCATTGGCTTTATCTAATTTATTTCATGAAAATAAAATTAAACACAAAGTTTTTAATATAAGTTCAGATTTACCTCAGAACTTAAATTTCATGGAGAAATTTGATAAAATTACTGACCAATTTCCTAAATTCTTTGATTTAGCTATTTCTGTTGATTGTGGAACTATAAAAAGATTAGGTTTTGAACTTGACCCTGAAATTCCATTAATCAATTTTGACCATCACAAATCAAATAACAATTATGGAACTGTAAACTTAGTTGATCCTATGAAAAGTTCAACGGCTGAAATTGTATATGATTTTTTCAAATATAATGGATTATATATAACAAAACATACAGCAACAGCTTTGTATGTTGGTATTTATGATGACTCTTTAGCTTTTTCACTTGGGCGTTGTGATGAAATGACTTTTGACAAAGTTAATCATTTAGTTGAATTTGGAGCTAGTCCTTCAGATATTGCAAATAAGATGAAAAGAAGAGATTCTTTAGCCAAATATAGAATTATTCCCAAAGTATTAGAGAGTCTTGAACTTTATAATGAAGGTCAAGTTGCAACAATACATGCAAAAGAAGAATGGTTTAAAGAAACAGGTGCTCATAATAGAGATTGTGAAGATGCTTTAAATATGATTATGAGTATGCATATTGTAAAAGTTGCCTTCTTTGTAAGAATAGTAAATAACGTGAGTCGTGTTTCTCTTCGCTCAAAAGGTAAAATAGATGTATCAAAAGTAGCTGGAAAGTTTGATGGCGGAGGTCATTTTAATGCAGCTGGTTGTACTTTAGATACTTTAAATATAGAAAATGTAATTGAAATAGTTTTAAAGGAAGTTCTTGAGACGACGTAGTAATAATAGTTTAAAAAATATTTTATCATTAATTATTGTTTTATTAATTATAGCAGCAGGTGTATTTATTTATTTATCCCCTCAATTTGAAAAAAATAAACCAAAAATTGCCTTTGAGAATAATGGATATTGGAATTTAAAAGATAAGTTAACTGTATCTCTTTTTGATCAAAGTGGAATTAAATCTTATAAGGTTTATTATAAAAAGCCTAATAGTGAAACTGTTTTATTAGGGAAAAGTATTAGTGCTAAACAAACAAGTGTTATGTTTAGTATAGAAGGTTTTATTTTAGAACCAAACACAGAAAAAGTAAAACTAGCAATTGAAGTTATAGATAATAGTAATTGGAACTTTTTCCAAGGTAATAAAACTTATCAAGAGTTTGAGTTAAATATTGATAGAAAAAAACCTATTGCAAATATTGTATCAAATTCATATAATATAAAACGTGGTGGAAGTGCGGCAGTTGTTGTAGAAGTTAGTGATAAAAACTTAAGTGAAAAATATATATCTTTTAATAATAAATATAAATTTGAATTAATACCTTTTCAAAAGAAGAATTTTTATGCAGCTATTATTGCATGGCCAATTGAAGTTGAAGAATTTCAAAGAGTTAATTTAGTAGCTATTGATAAAGCAAATAATAAAAGTGTGACAAAAGTTCCTTTATACATAAAAGACTTAAAAATTAAAAATGATATTATAAATATTTCAAAAAAGTTTATAGATAAAGTTTCTATCCCTGTATTGAAAAAGAGTGACTATGTAATTCCTTCTAACAATGTAGAAATTTTTGTTAAGCAAAATAAAAAATTAAGACAAGAAAATATTGATACAATTAGAAATGTCTCTTTAAAAAATATGTCTCGAGATATAATTAAAAAATATAAAGTCAATGCATTTAAAAGATTAGAAGGCTCTAAAACATTTGCAGGTTTTGCAGAAAGAAGACAATATTTTTATGAAAAAGAAAAAATTGATGAAGCTTGGCATTTAGGAATGGATTGGGCAAGTATTAAACATGCTCCAATAAAAGTTTCAAATGCAGGAAAAGTTATCTTTGATGATTTCTTAGGAATATATGGTAATACTTTAATTGTAGATCATAAACTAGGGTTACAGTCTTTATATGCTCACACAAGTAAATTTCATGTAAAAGTTGATGATGAAGTAAAAAGAAACCAAAAAATTGCAAATACAGGTTCAACAGGAGCAGTATTTGGAGATCATTTACATTTTGGAGTTTTAGTTCAAGGTTTAGAAGTAAATCCTTTAGAGTGGATGGATAAAACTTGGATAAAAACTAGAATACTAAATGTTTTAGATGAAGCTAATGAGGTAATAAAAACTAAATGAAACAAAGAACAATAGCAAAAAGTATAGAAATAGTTGGAATAGGGCTTCATAAAGGAGTTCCTGTTAAGATGAAACTAGAGCCTCTTGATTCTGATATGGGAATAGTTTTTTATAGAGTTGATGAAGGGGTTACCATTCCTCTTAAAATTGAAAACGTAGTTGATACAAAAATGGCTACAGTAATTGGAAAAGATGGCGTGGTTGTTTCAACTATTGAACATCTATTATCTGCTGTATATGCATATGGAATTGATAATTTACGTGTTGTAATTGATAATGATGAGGTTCCTGTTCTTGATGGAAGTTCTTCTGGATATTGTATGTTAATAGATGAAGCAGGAATTAAAGAACTTGATAAATCAAAAAAAGCTATTAAAATAAAAAAAGAAGTTGAGATTACAACTGAAGATGGGAAAAGGGTAGCCCTTAAACCCTCAAACCATATTATCTATGATTTTTCAATTGATTTTGAACATCCAGTTATTGGAGAGCAAGATTTTCATTTTGATTATTCAATTGCTGAATATAAAGAAAATATAAGTAGGGCTAGAACTTTTGGGTTCTTACATGAGGTCCAATATTTACGAAGTATTGGTTTAGCACAAGGTGGTAGTATGGAAAATGCTATTGTTCTTGACCAGTCAAAAGTTTTAAATCCTGAAGGCTTAAGATACGATAATGAATTTGTAAGACATAAAATTTTAGATGCAATTGGAGATATGGCTCTTCTTGGATATACAATTGTAGGTGAATATGGTGCACATGCAGGGAGTCATCATTTAAATCATCTTCTTACAAAAAAAGTATATGAAGATGAAGCAAATTATGAGATTATTGATTTAGAAGAAGCAGATGAAGAAGCACAAGTATTTGAATTAGCATATTCAAAAGTTGAAGTATAAAAGGTAAAAATGATAGAAGTTTTAGTTATAAGTATTTCAAAACCTCTTTTAATTGGAATATATGAAAATAAAAAACTGATAAAAACATATAAAGATGATGGTAAAACATCTGATGTTTTACCTATTGTTTTTGAAAAAATATTAAAAGAATTTAATATTAAAAGAATTTCTTATGTAAATACACCTGGTTCATATATGGCTATTAAAGTAGCTTATGTTTTTTTAAAAACAATTAGTATTACAAAAAATATAGAATTAAAAGCTTGTAGTGGATTTGAATTTAATCAAAATTCTCCAATAAAGGCCTTAGGGAAAAAATACTTTATAAATGACTCAAATGAAAAAGAAGATAACGTTAAAGTAGACTTTTTAGATAATAATACTAAAATACACGACTTTGAATTACCAAATGTTCTAGAAAATATAAATTTTTCTTCTGAAACATTACCAATATATAATTTACCTGCAGTTTAAAAGGAAAAAAGTTGAAAATAAGCGTTCCCGCTACTAGTGCGAATTTAGGTCCTGGATTTGATACATTAGGATTAGCTATATCATTACATAATCAAGTTATTATTAAACCATCAAAATTTCA from Arcobacter sp. LA11 includes:
- the nadA gene encoding quinolinate synthase NadA, coding for MNLKEEILKLKEELDVTLVAHFYQRDEVFELADITGDSLELAKRAKETDSKYIVFCGVGFMGESVKVLDPEKIVLMPKIACCAMARMIDEGYYEENLQKINEAGISNDDILPITYINSSAAVKARVGEMGGMVCTSSNAYKIIEKGLKSGKKIFFVPDRCLGQNFAKSLNLKSAVVGDGTDLNEADIICYNGFCSVHQLFTVEDIEFYREKYEDILIAVHPECDPAICDAADFVGSTSQLIKYITELPIEQKVAVGTEYNMVNRLREKNTYILSSTKPECPTMNETTLEDVYNTLKSIKDGKISEECEIKVSEDVAKWARVALERMFEV
- the nadC gene encoding carboxylating nicotinate-nucleotide diphosphorylase; translation: MINIKKFVKNAIIEDNGRGDLFFDVAPKGRFKAHVVAKDSGILAGEIYAKALAKTEKFDCKFLKHDGDTLQKGDIIAKLEGKASILLSSERTFLNMLQHASGIATMANKFASKINDLDVALLDTRKTRPQLRDFEKYASRIGGAINHRLGLDDCLMLKDTHLRTITDLKGFIKSARKRISWVTKIEIECETFEQVKEAMEAGGDIIMCDNMSPEEIKEVVKYRDENHPGVLLEASGNISLDTVRMYAQTGVDALSSGSIIHQATWLDFSMKFD
- a CDS encoding bifunctional oligoribonuclease/PAP phosphatase NrnA, which produces MKKDFIVSNKINMSDYAKALELIEKSRYILIITHVNPDADSISSALALSNLFHENKIKHKVFNISSDLPQNLNFMEKFDKITDQFPKFFDLAISVDCGTIKRLGFELDPEIPLINFDHHKSNNNYGTVNLVDPMKSSTAEIVYDFFKYNGLYITKHTATALYVGIYDDSLAFSLGRCDEMTFDKVNHLVEFGASPSDIANKMKRRDSLAKYRIIPKVLESLELYNEGQVATIHAKEEWFKETGAHNRDCEDALNMIMSMHIVKVAFFVRIVNNVSRVSLRSKGKIDVSKVAGKFDGGGHFNAAGCTLDTLNIENVIEIVLKEVLETT
- a CDS encoding M23 family metallopeptidase — protein: MRRRSNNSLKNILSLIIVLLIIAAGVFIYLSPQFEKNKPKIAFENNGYWNLKDKLTVSLFDQSGIKSYKVYYKKPNSETVLLGKSISAKQTSVMFSIEGFILEPNTEKVKLAIEVIDNSNWNFFQGNKTYQEFELNIDRKKPIANIVSNSYNIKRGGSAAVVVEVSDKNLSEKYISFNNKYKFELIPFQKKNFYAAIIAWPIEVEEFQRVNLVAIDKANNKSVTKVPLYIKDLKIKNDIINISKKFIDKVSIPVLKKSDYVIPSNNVEIFVKQNKKLRQENIDTIRNVSLKNMSRDIIKKYKVNAFKRLEGSKTFAGFAERRQYFYEKEKIDEAWHLGMDWASIKHAPIKVSNAGKVIFDDFLGIYGNTLIVDHKLGLQSLYAHTSKFHVKVDDEVKRNQKIANTGSTGAVFGDHLHFGVLVQGLEVNPLEWMDKTWIKTRILNVLDEANEVIKTK
- the lpxC gene encoding UDP-3-O-acyl-N-acetylglucosamine deacetylase, yielding MKQRTIAKSIEIVGIGLHKGVPVKMKLEPLDSDMGIVFYRVDEGVTIPLKIENVVDTKMATVIGKDGVVVSTIEHLLSAVYAYGIDNLRVVIDNDEVPVLDGSSSGYCMLIDEAGIKELDKSKKAIKIKKEVEITTEDGKRVALKPSNHIIYDFSIDFEHPVIGEQDFHFDYSIAEYKENISRARTFGFLHEVQYLRSIGLAQGGSMENAIVLDQSKVLNPEGLRYDNEFVRHKILDAIGDMALLGYTIVGEYGAHAGSHHLNHLLTKKVYEDEANYEIIDLEEADEEAQVFELAYSKVEV